GAACAGGTAGTTTCAAACCTGTCTTAAGTATTCTTAATTCTGCATATTGCAATGTCACACAGTGGAAtcttcttgttttgtttgtttgttgtgtttttttttctgtaaataaaGAAAACTTTTGTGCCACTTGTTCTGCAAAACTAATAGGCTTCTGTGTAACTATGCCTATCAACATCACTTAGGTCTCACCTTCTCCCAGATTTGGCATCTAGCATATTAGTGAACATGATGTTACATGCAACTTTGACTTAACATTTGCATCATGGAATAAACGTATTGGTTAAAATAGGACTACAAAGTTACGTGTAATCAGACTCCTACATAGTTAAGTTACATTGAAGCTATTGCACAGATGTTAGCTGGGACATTCAAGGTGCAAAGCCAGTCCACAAAAtaggaagactttttttttttttttctccctatgATGTAAAATAATCCTTCTAATCTTCCAGACAACTCTTCCACAACAGTAACTTCAGCAGCAGCAATGGCAGCACAGAGGACTTGTTCAGAGACAGCATAGACTCATGTGATAATGATATCACTGAAAAGGTGAGGAGCCTTCACATCATGATTGCTAGATTCAGCAGAGCTATTGTTGGTGCAGCCGGAGACATGTCTGCCTACCAGAAAGAGCCACCAGAGGTGGCTAGTAGATATGGGCAAGTGACCTCAGTCAGGATCTCTAACGAAAAGTGAGTAATAATGGAATATTCCAAAGTTAATGTTCACTTCTACTTCTTTTGGGAGAGGAAGAGCCTAACCAAAAAGAGAACGAAAGTACAAGCTAAGAATTCTTTATTGAAATATGATGAAGTCTAAGCTTGATTAATATGTAAGCCTTTCACTGagcaagaaaatgaaaaaaagcaacaatgggtctgattctcactTCCACTAAATGCCTGGTCAAAACATAGCTTTTATATTAGTATTTCAGTTGCACATGaggttggtttttattttttattttttttaactaaaatactTATCCCAGTAAAATTCTTGCCTGGGTACAGTCCTAGAGAACATAAAGGTGTTTTATGCCAGCATAGTTTAttctcttttccccccacaagaatagctatgtcagtataactgcgtCTGCCCTAAgcggttgtactgctttaactacacCGGTATAGTGATAGTGGGACTACTTCTGTGTATAAACAAAGCCCGTAACAgtgctctggcagtgtaaattGATATACCAATCAAGTCAGTATGAATGACATGTACGTCCACTTATGGCCCCTCTGGGCTGCCAGGGCAGCATAAAGAAGCGTTGATGTGAATGAGATTGGGCCCATTGTGTCTGTCAATTCCATTATCGAGGTAGCTGCTCATTTGCTGCAACTTAGCTCAGTTTCCCAAGCTGAGGCCCAGTGGGCTTAAGTCCAAAATTTACATAAGCAAACCCAAGCTTTAGGTGCCTCGTTTTTGAGCCCAACTTCTGAGGCACCTGacaggggcttgattttcagggaGGTGAGCACTCCCAAATCCAAACTCAGGCTCaaggcatctcaagttgggcacctaaaattaCGACACTCTCTTGGCCTCTGTGACCTGCCCAAGCTGCAGCAGCAAGTCCATGGCAAAGCTATGTATAGAGCCCAGGTTTTGccttccagcctggggccctatcCCACTGCATCCCTTTCCCTCCAACAGGCTGACTCTACAAGGGCCCTTCAAGGGAGTCCTGTGAGAGTCACTTTGGTAGACGCTAAGGCTGCCTGGCACCTTGGAGGATTCACTCTCATAAGCACTAAATCTCATTGCACTACGTTGTGGCAAGAAGCTGAGGGTGGTTCATGCAAATGAAGTAATGACAGCTTGTCTATTACAGTGATGCTAAGTAgcttaatttctctctctgtatTTAATTCCGGTAACTATGCACTTCTAAGTGTCAATTCATTGTGCGTTTGCATTGATAGGTTTTGGGGGACATGAACTTCAGGGAAGATCAGAACGAGATGCACTCCCGCTCTCTTGGAAACGTAGACCCTTGTATTCAGTTTTGCCTTTGGCATCCAAGTGCCGCTTTGCCCCCCCGTTGTCGTTTAGATGTAAGAGGTTGGGTGGGTGTGAAAGAGACTCAAATCCTCTTCTCTTTCTAGGTCACTTCTTTAGAAAAAAAGGTGACAGAACTGGAGAACGATAACATGACAAATGGAGACCTGAAGAGCAAACTGAAACAGGAGAACACGCAGCTAGTTCACAGGTAATAAAACATGCAGCCTGCTTCCTCTGTGCCATGTCATTGCAATACCTTCAGGAGCAGAGCTATAATGAGACTAGAAGGAAAGTGGAAATCCAATATTGGGTCCCAGCTGCTTAAATAGAATGAAGTGTGAACTTTTGTGCGTGTCACTGTCAGACACGGAGCAAGTGTCCTCAAAGCTTTTCATCTGGGAAGCCCCAAAAATGGAACTGCACAGCCTTGCTGCATATGCAGTGAATTGTGACCTTAAGCAAGCTTAGCAATGTAGCGGTTATTCTCCTGCCAAGCAGAGTATCTGACTTGCTTGCAGCTGGCTGTCTAGGGAGAGTCATCTCACACCATGTTATGAAGGGGATGCCCCCATGTCTTTTATGGTATACATACTCACGGCAGAAAACTGGCCTACATTCAGAGAGAGAACCCAGCATGTTATTACAGAGAATGGCCATAATAGAGAAATAGATGTTCCTTAACTTTGGCTGCTGGGAAGTATGCATACAAAGATCTAAGTGGTAAATCAGTATAGAATAAAAGAAGTGTGCGTATTTGATACTCTTGAACGTGGTGTGTGGGCAAATGTTTTAAACTGTTACCAAAATGACTGACTTTCCTAGAGTTCATGAACTAGAAGAACTGTTGAAAGACCAGGAGACATCAGCTGAACAAACGCtggaagaagaaataaaaaggCATAGAGAAGCatacagcaagtatgaaaaagaAAAGGGCACTGAAATTgaactgctaaatacaaggtaaaAACATACCAGCTGGCAAGTCGGGATGATGTGTTGTCTAGATCCACATAGAAGCAGAAGATATAATGACTGTTTTCCTCATGTGTTCTTTTTGTAATCCACTTTTTCCATTAGTGTGTGAACCTAGATTGTATGTTGCCTTGTGTGCAGATGGTTATGGGTTAGATACTTAAAATAATTGAAGAGAGTCACTTAGTTGTGTAATACTCAAAAGCATGTTAGGTTCTTTATGTGTAAGAaggatccctgccctgaagaacttactgAATTCTCCCAGCTGATCCCTGTTCACAGAGCCCCCTTGGCAGAGGTCTGCCCATGCAGAACAACTTGATAGACACTATACATACCCCAAAAGGATGGGAGAATGGAATACACTTGGCTTTTCCTCTGAGTTGAGATTTGTTGAGTCCCTGCTCAAGTTGCATTGTGGCAGTGTCTCTTATGGCATAAGAACGAATGTGTCATGTAAATGTATGTCGCTAATGGCTTTCTGGGCACCTACCATCACTCAAGTCAAACAGGAAAATAATTACCCTCACGCTGCTGACACAACAACCCAGCTGCAGTCAGCCGCCAGATGTTCTCCCAGATGTACATTCAGCCAAGGGCCTTGCACTAGGCTCTGAAGGATGCCAAGCTGTGGCCCTGGCATAGGGTGAGGAAGCAAAATCTGTAAGAGAGAGCCTCCTATGGGCATGCCCAAGAAACCTATAAAGCACAATCAACCATAAAACTAGAACTCAGGCCAAGGGCTCTAGTCTTGTTAGACACATAGACACAGGTATCTATTTTATCCCTATCTTCAACCAGGACGGGAAGGATGTGAGACTGATTCTCTGCTGTCTTGGTCCTTGGGAAGCTATTGACACCTGTGCAGAATTGGTGTAAAAAGCTACTAGAATGCTGTTAAATTACTGCCCAAGGTTCAGGGTGGCAAGTCAGGCCCTGTGTGTTTTGTCTTTGTGCAAGAGATGCCCAGTAGAAGCTTAGAAGACAGTAAAAGTTCAGTTGCCTTTTATTACTGGCTTTGTATATTGACATGAGTCAGGGCTTTCTCAGCAACAATGTAATGTAGAAGTCCACATGAGCAGCTTAAATAAGTAGGTATTTGGCTTTCTAAAATTAGCGATTCAAGGAAGGAACTGGGACCAACTGTATCGGGAACTTCTCTGTGGCCTGGTTCCTTTCTATTAGGTTCTATTCAGGGTCTTATGCCATGCCCATCCCCCTCACATCCAAATGTCCATGTGGATCTTTGGCCACTTAAACCAAGTCAGTGATTGTGCTGAAAACCACTAGGAGAAGTTTTTTTGTCTTTAAACACCTACATTCAATAAAGAGACCAGATGAATGGGATTTTTGGGGAGCATGTTTCTCTCAATCCTCACGCTTTCCCTGCCGATTGTGTTTACTGTAAGTCTCGCTGCCTTTATACAGGGTTCAACAGCTTGAAGAAGAAAATGGTGAACTCAAAACCACCGTCACACGACTGAAATCACAAACTGAGAAACTAGATGAGGTAATTAAACTTCTGAGTGCTGACCATATCTGTGTAGTGAGTGACTGCTAGTCAGCTGTGTGGTTGATATGAGGGCAAAAAAATTAGTCACTAAACgatagggtttttttaattgacaatccccaaaataagagaaaaataatgTAAATGGATTTGGGAGACACTTAACACACCTAAAGGAATATTTCTGAGGCGAACTTCAAAAGTGACTGGCTTTTATAGTCCTGTCCAGggcccattgaaatgaatgggtgtctttctgttgacttcattaGGCATTAGATCAGGGGCATAGTGAGTTTTCCTTTCAGCATGGTAAATGAATTGCGTTCTCCTAAGCTAGTTTGAAAACTGAAGGGTTTTGCAAGAAGAATGATGGTAGGGGATGAGGAGAGTTATCTGTCTTCAAATGGCAAGTTTGTGTTGTGTGTTTTAAGCTTTTATGCTTTGAGAAATTATCTCCCTAAACTATACAGAAATATCCCACTTCTCTGGCTGTCTGCAGAGAAATGGCCAGACGGAAGAGTTCTGGAATATTCACTGACCGATAAAATACCTGTTTTTGTTATCCTTGGAGACTGCTTGTTTATATAGTGGCCCCGATCCTGCTAAGTGCTAGTACATTCAGAACTTCCATTGATTGAATACAGCTCTGCATGCTGAAAGGATCGAGCTCCGGGAGATTAAGCTTCTGGTTGCAGCATAGCACTAGAGTAGTTGCACCCGTGTTGATGAATGGTATTGGCCGATTAGCATGGTGTAAAACAATGACATGGAAACATGATGGGCTGGGGAAGTCCAACTTGGCTATCAAGTTCCTGGTTTGTTTCAGGAGAGGCAACGCATGTCGGATAGGTTAGAAGACACCAGTTTGCGGCTGAAGGACGAGATGGACTTGTACAAAAGGATGATGGACAAGCTGCGACAGAACAGACTTGAATTTAACAAGGAGAGGGAAGCTACTCAGGAGGTGAGTATGAACAGAGGTGCAGAGCCCGCTCCAGCAGCCCTTCCTTGCAAGAGTGTGTAAAACAACAGGTGCACTGTCCTGTGCAAGGGCGGCCACAGCAGGACCTGGGGATAATGTTGTCGATGTGGCAATTCCCCTAGTGCCACTTATTGTTTAACCTTGACTTGTATTGCAGGAGTGCCTAGAGGCCTTGAGCAGGTTggcagccccattgtgctaggcactgtacaaacacatagtgacagtccctgccacaacTGTAAACTTTGGAGCTGCTCTCTCATGATCTCCATGCCTCTGAATATGTGCAGCTAGGAAGGTATCTTTCAAGCTTCCTTAGACACCCTTGCACTTCATAAACTGGCTGTGTGATCAGCACTTCCGAAGATTGGGTGTTGAGGGGCTGGCTGTGTTGCAGAAGTGCCCAGCTGCTCCGATCAGGATCAGAGCCACACTGCACCAGTTATCCTGCAAACACCtaagcagtccctgccctgaagagctgatCAGTTCGTGTGCAGGTGGTCAGTCGCTGTTTATTGAAATGGACCATCCTGTCTTCATCTCCTTGCAGCTCATTGAGGACTTGCGAAAGGAACTGGAGCATTTGCAGCTGTACAAACTAGATTGTGAGCGCCCCAGCCGGGGGAGAAGCTCCTCGTCTAGTGTGAGTGAATTCAACGCACGAACGAGGGAAGTGGAAATGGAGCATGAAATTAAACGGCTAAAGCAGGTGAGCGGGGTGGGGGCCTCCAGGCCtctcatgttcgtgggggtgatGTTTGGATAATCGTGCAGAGATGCTGGAGAAATATCTCGAATTGTAACTTTTATCAACAAACTCCCAAGAGAGACTTTCATTGGCCTGAAATGGATCTTGATAGTATTTGCATTTGTTAAAAGACTTCCCAAGCTCTGTTTCCTTTTTCGAAAGGATTGTAAATACAGCCTGCATAGTGCAAGAGGCGTGTTCATGCATTTCTGTGTGTCTCCTATGCAATGACTCACGTGGGTTGACCATGAGATCCAAACTGGAGACTTTCAGATCCATAGGCCATGTCACTTTGCTAAGGAAGTAACTGTTAGCTGGCATCAGTAGTAGGCTGCTGTCTTTTAGATCAGTGGTCCGCAAACTTTTCATGGCCCTGTGGCTGCTAGGGAGGGGGGTCAAggctgggggcaggtctggggctggAGCGAGAACAGAACCACGGCCAGGGGccgaggtggggctggggccagggctgggagcagagctgcagccgggAGCAAAGGCTGAGGCCAGGAGCAGAAGCCGCAGTCGGGGGTCAGGAACAGAGCCGCAGctgagagctgggggcagggccggaagcagagctgggggcggagtggggcagggtggttctccctctttcccccactcgggggctggcctgggccctgctgtgcgggcgggggggggggtgccccacagtttggggaccccGGCGCTATATGGACTGGACATTAAAAGCAATCCATGCACAAGTAAATGTGGTATCTGTGCGCACACAGGAAGTTTTGTCAACTTGgccactgtaacgatgctggttctggctggACCCAACTGAgcgtgccaattcaggacaactCGCTTAAACAGGgaagttacagcccaaggctggggtttttccacctcgaaggcaaaccaaaccagccagacaaagaggactttggtctcaccccactggctaaccacaagtcacacaagcaattcccttagacactccagtttcccagtatcaccaccagtgccacttgttatggggacaaatggttatgaaaaccaataccccagtaaaagaaaaaaggttctcttgatcccaaaggaccaagccccagacccaggtcaatatacaaatcagatcttacccacaaatcatgctattgccaatcctttagaatctaaaatctaaaggtttattcataaaaggaaaaagatgtagatgagagctagaattggttaaatggaatcaattacatacagtaatggcaaagttcttggtttaggcttgtagcagtgatgaaataaactgcaggttcaaaatcaagtctctggggtacatccacagctgggatgggtcattcagtcctttgtgtagagcttccatttgtaacaaagtccctccagaggtaagaagcaggattgaagacaagatgtagatgaggcatcagccttttataatcttttccaggtgtaagaacacctctttgtccttactgtggaaaattacagcaaaatggagtctggagtcacatgggccagtccctgcaaactttgctgagttgcaaggcgtatctgccttctctcaatgggtcaattgtatagctgatggtccttagtgggccatcaggcaggctaggcagagctaacaccaacttgtctgggatgtctcccagaagcatagcataagtttgaaatacagacagtctagagccaatattcacaacttcaactacaaaatcgatacatacatatagacagcataattataaccagcaaaccataaccttgtcttagaaaCCTCATTTGACcctctttatacaagatttggtgccactacaggactttggttgcaaccatgttctatatggtcccagatgatgtcaataacgtcacaggcaCACACAATAATAAAGGCATATTGGATATTAAAGTTGGGGCACTTTTGTCTGTCTATATTTTTCTCCCCACTATGACTAAGCTCTAGGGGTCATCAGAAGAAGTCTGACTGGAGTCTAGTTGCTTGAAGACTGACCCCAAAATTGGAATGTTTACAGTAATATAATCATATTTGAAGACACAGATGAAGATAGGGCTGATTGTTCAGCCACTTAGTACAGAAAATGGAAAACTAAGTGAAGATACACATggctggtttttttgtttgtttgttttgttttgttaagcttATCACACTTGGCACGGAAGCTGACCCACAGCTGGGATCAGTAGGCAACGTCTTCTGTGAAGGCCCTGTAACATTCCACCATTAGGTGGAATTATTGTGTGGAATTTAGGTCTTTCTCGGAAACCCTCCAGTGTTTGGCCATTCTTAGAGGTACCATTGTAAAGGACATATCTTAGAAAAGTGGCTAGTGACATGCAAAACAAAAGTGACGTTCGCTTTCATGTTACCTGAgcggtttttctttcttttcatgaAAACTCCATTCCATTTTCTTTCCTATTTTAATAGGAGAATCAGAAACTTCGTGACCAGAATGATGACCTTAATGGACAGATTCTAAGTCTTAGTCTTTATGAAGCTAAGAATCTCTTTGCAACACAGACAAAAGCCCAATCACTGGCTGCTGAAATCGACTCTGCATCAAGAGATGAGGTAATGCAACTGAGAGCAAAATAATGCTAATCCCAAAATAGAAAAGTGAGAACAGATTAACTGTCAGGGTGAAAGTTCTTACACAGACAAATCCACAACATAACTCCTGTTGTGCCAGGAATTAGGAATGTAGCTAAATCTAGTGATATTTTCAGATGCTTATTTTCGCATCATCCAACTAGTTTCATTATAGTCCAAATACTAGAGAAATTCCATCGTAATGGATGGCAGCGTTGGATCTAAAGGGTATCTATTTAAGGCACTGACTGCTGTTATAGACACTGTTTCCCGTTTAGCAGGTGCCTTACGGTAGTTCATTTCTTCAAGTGCGGTTCCAGATTTTCTAATCTGATGTATTCCAGCGTCaagctggagtaactccattaacttcagaggaGTGACTTCGGATTTACTCCTGTATAACCAAGAGAGAATTTTGCTCCTGCTTCAAACTGAATTTACACATTGGCTCCTCGTTTTCAGTTGGCACAGCTGGTGAAAACCCGGCACACCTCCAAGTTGCTAAGAAGCTCTAAACAATACTGCATGCTTTAACTAACCAGTCCACACTTGTCCCTGTTAcacccattcatctcaatggagtTAATGCTAATACCAAGAATTTGTGACTGCTGATAGCTCACCTTTCAAAAAGCAACTGGCTGAGGCTTTTGCCCACATGAATCagtgtgactccattgactttaatggagctatatCGATTGAAGACCTCACCCTATTTTGGAGCCCAACCAAATAGAACTACTGAAAAGTTTCTGTGCACAAACCCATAATGTAGACACTTAATGAAGTAGCACTTAGCAAGATATTCTAGAGGAGCTCTTACACCTGGGCAGGGGACCAGGTGAGATGATTTGAGAGGTTCTTTCAAGCCACAAGGGCTATGGACTTTGAAGGCAGTCAAAGGTAAAATGCAGGAAACTGATCTAAGTATTAGATGGATAGTTTCCCTTTTTGCTTTTATAAAAGTGAGTTGTGGTATAGAACTTGTATCCAACTAAGCGCTTGAATAGACCTGTTGACTTCAGGGGACCACTCCTGGGTTTAAAGTTAGGTGTGTGCTTACGTACCTTGCTGAACCAGGGACCTGTGGAGACTGGTTGTGCGATGTCACTTGGTGGAATTTTACACTAGAAGTACTACAGCGGTGCTGCTgcagtgggtctggtgaagatgctctatgccaacagaagagagctctcccatcagcagaATAAATCCCCCTctgtgagaggtggtagctatgtcagtgggagaaaccCTCCcgtcgacatagtgctgtccacactggcacttacgTCGGTGTAACTGATGTTGCTCAGACGGGTGGTATATTCACAGCCCTCAGC
The window above is part of the Chrysemys picta bellii isolate R12L10 chromosome 12, ASM1138683v2, whole genome shotgun sequence genome. Proteins encoded here:
- the RAB11FIP4 gene encoding rab11 family-interacting protein 4 isoform X2, with translation MTLAQQEVHHESDMDSAIESAQSSEASDVCGSEEKDSVLSGLFLPVDKSSPHNPSAASDLSTYSTASLISNEEQFEDYGEGDDVDYTPSSPCPDDETRTNAYSDLGSSVSSSAGQTPRKMRHIYNGELLDVYCSQCCKKINLLNDLEARLKNLKANSPNRKISSTAFGRQLFHNSNFSSSNGSTEDLFRDSIDSCDNDITEKVTSLEKKVTELENDNMTNGDLKSKLKQENTQLVHRVHELEELLKDQETSAEQTLEEEIKRHREAYSKYEKEKGTEIELLNTRVQQLEEENGELKTTVTRLKSQTEKLDEERQRMSDRLEDTSLRLKDEMDLYKRMMDKLRQNRLEFNKEREATQELIEDLRKELEHLQLYKLDCERPSRGRSSSSSVSEFNARTREVEMEHEIKRLKQENQKLRDQNDDLNGQILSLSLYEAKNLFATQTKAQSLAAEIDSASRDELMEALKEQEEINYRLRQYMDKIILAILDHNPSILEIKN